From the genome of Chanodichthys erythropterus isolate Z2021 chromosome 17, ASM2448905v1, whole genome shotgun sequence:
GTACGGTGATCCCAGTTATTGTCATAACAGCAATTAGCAGCAGGAAGTGGAAGCCCGACACAATGGGCACCAATAACAATATCTGGAGGAAGAGTAGAGGTTTGTGAGATTTATATGCAGGCCACAGAAGGGGAATTTGGACCTTGGGCACTATAGCACTTATTTGAATGTATGGCAAAAGCCTTTGCTATATTTAACCATTTTAGCTAGGATTCAGGAAAACATCATTCCCGAGCTAGTTCCCATTTCCCAAGCCAGAAGTGggaacaaaaataaataggTGTAATTGTTAAGAGAACAGCCAGCGGAAGCTGCACTCGGCCAGCTGTATGTGTCAAACATCTGCCTGGATTATGATCATCAGGCCATTCTGGGAAAGGTAGCATACGGAAGTAATGTCTTGAAAACATAATTGGTTATGTTCCTCCTTCTGTACACATGTATTTGTGTTTAAGTTTTATTGATTAAAATCATTTGGCAGCTTGTCAGATGGTTTCACAATGAAGGCCGTTAAATCAAAAAGGTGTAAGACAGGTTCATAAATCACATGTAAGTCTGAAATGAATCACTTCTTACTGTTACAGGAAATGAGAGGgcaaatttatttacatttttattaaaataactcaGCTTCGGCTTGCCTCAAAGCAGGAAGAGCTTAATAATTTAAGTTTAACGCTCAATGAATGGTCTGACAAATGCAATTCAATTTTCTTGCATGTGAGGAACTTGAGGAAGTTGACAGGATATATATAGTATAGCTATCACAGCTTGCACACACaaagaaagacattttaaatgCGTTTATTTTGTCCACAAGCTTATTtcaaaggggacctattatacctttttacaaagtcttgattttgtttttggtgtGGTTTTCTTCCTTGAATATTCAAAAAACACcttgtttttcacatattttacattgttgcagcacctcttttccaaggctgcgttccactccagtttGACAAGTACCTGTGAACTTCCCTACCTGTGAATTTTGTAGTgtgttccacttcgtgaagtgcaCAAGGGAAGTTGATATGGACAgactaaaaattaaataataaatcaactccatagtgtattccaagtgatcaagggcttaagACGTTCCAATTCAGCCCATTACAAAGGTTTCGCTAGCAGTGGGCACCCGTGCaatgtaagcaatgacgtacatctgAGTCAACGAGACTCAacgagtgaagttagcgagggaagggcataaaaaaCCAACTGAAACACAGCCAGAGTCTCTGTTACACTtggtttagttcctgtctctatgaagcccctccttccaaaAAGCACATTGTGctgattggttggctggatcagtgtgttgtgattggtcagcaGCTTTGAACGTGTTTCGGAAATGCCACgtcccttaccataaccacgagtttcaacacactactaatgcTAGGCCTTACTTTTTCCCCCCCGTATCCCTTgggggaattatttaaatgaggaatattgtgacgcgTACATTCTCAGAAGAAAACTTTACGGCTACAATCAaagcgtttcagggagttcagtaACAGTGCTATAGcgaataactccctttggagtgactttgtgctttgcagacttttttcatgctcaaacagcgaCATTACACAGTTGAGAACGTTgggaaaaaaagcataatagggccCTTTTTAACTTTTAGATGGACACTAGCATATAGATGGTCTTGAAGCTAATATATGTGAACTAAAAGCCATAAAACTTTTATGATTTCAAAGGAGCAAAAATGATGAATACCCACACTGTGCAGGAATTGACTGTTATGGGAAAATAAACTAAAAGCTAAACTAAAACTGCTTAGCATGACTGACCTGCATGAGCCTCAGAGGAGCTCATGGCATTCGGCATCAGTTTCCCGTTAACTGTGCTTCGgtaaacaaaaaaagttgcatTCACAAGTGCACACCAGACCACAAAGTTGGCAAACCATGAACCATGAGTCAGCCCTCAGTAAATTCATGATAAGATAAAGCCAGCAGACTAACTTCTCCTGAATTTGAACTATTTAGTCTGGGTATTTAGTCAGTTTCATACAGGACTGATTATATTCCTAGTTGTTTATtaacactgacatattttaaactATGCCATGTCATGGTGTAATAGATTACTGTGATCCGTTTGAGATTAGAGAAATGTGAATTTATCTAGGTTTCACATAGGCCGGGTTCACAGGGTTGACTGTGTATCAAAGCATTTGAGAAATCTAAAAGTAGAGTTCTAATGTGTATTGTCCTTTCTCTCTTTTCCTAGAATAAGAAGATGCTGCGTTTACTCATTCTGTTTTTGATTCTTCAAGGTTCAGGTAAGTTCATTCTATCTACGCTTACATTATTCTCTCGTTCTTTGATCAGAAGTTATCTGTCCTATTCAGATGTTTATTTTTGTACTCAATCCATCTTTTTCTTCTCATGTCTGTCTAAAGTATTTGTATCAGTGCTTGCAAGCCAGTCCTCCTGTTACTCGCCATTTAGCAGAAGCTTTTCATCCAAAACGCATTGAACACACTCAGATTTTAAATTCCATCAAATGGTGTCAGTTCTCTATCAGCTACTTAGATGTGTTACAAATAAAatgctatatatataaacttaaaatagtCATTTCACAATGGTGCTGTTTCACCTTCACCACCTGGCAGTAGAATAACCTCTGAAGATACTCAGTTGCGACCTTTATAATCAGAGCTTGACAAAgatttccaaagttactagccacttatcattttcactggccacaattttgacatcgataccatggggaagaactgccatatagatatgaagacttcagatgcaaaagcctctaagtgccatctgaaattttcttctaaaatgagcatttttatcaagcttgtatgtttatgtttagttatttcactttaatggcaatgaaaaggacctattaattgccattaaagtgaaattactgaacctacggaagaggattagggccaagcaataataaaaaataaaaccatctcgagattaaagttgttaaattttgagaaaaaactcattacatttcgagaaaaaagtcaaaataaaatgttgacaattaagtcattaaattacgggaaaaaaagtagttaaattacgagaacaaattcgttacattatgagaaaaatgtcgttaaatttcgagaaaaaatttgaaataaaatgttgagaataaagtcattaaattatgggaaaaaagtcgttaaattacgagaaaaaaagtctagataaaatgttgagaataaagtaattaaattatgggaaaaaagtcattaaattacgagaacaaattcgttaaattatgacaaaaatgtcgttaaatttaaagaaaaaagtcaaaataaaatgttgagaataaagtcattaaattacgggaaaaaagtagttaaattatgagaaaaatgtcgttaaatttcgagaaaaaagtcaaaataaaatgttgagaataaactcattaaattatgggaaaaaacttgttaaattacgagaacaaattcgttaaattatgagaaaaatgtcgttaaatttcgagaaaaaagtcaagataaaatgttgagaataaagtcattaaattaacaaatttattctcgtaatttaatgaatttgttctcataatttaacgactttttttctcataatttaattaatttattctcgtaatttaatgactttattctcaacattttatctcgacttttttctcgaaatttaacgacatttttctcataatttaacaaatttgttctcgtaatttaatgactttattcgcatcattttatctcgacctttttctcgaaatgtaacgttttttttctcgtaatttaacgagtttattctcaacattttatctcgacctttttttagaaatttaacaactttaatcttgagatggttttatttttttattattgcttggccctaatcctcttaacctaaacatacgagcttgataaaaatgctcattttaggagaaaatttcagatggcatttagaggcttttgcatctgaagtcttcatatttttaatattatctcataatttggcagcaggtttatACGTATATAATTAggttattttctttctcaactgtttacattcacttaaagcATAACTGACTACgtttacgtgaatactcaccaagaccgacattttgacattattttatgtGTAGTTGAttgtttaagcacaataagcagtgaaaaataattcagtttagtactgagaggcagCTTTATGCATGCGCACTTTGGGCGTGAGCACAAAATTTGCGAGAATGAGTACAATTATGCTCAGTTCGCGCAGTCCCACACCGAAATACATGCCCTGTAataccaacaatattcatccaggACAAATGAAAttggctagtaggagtgactCGTTACatgccactgctgaaatccacccacATTTGGTGGGTGTTAGTGTCAAGCCCTATTTATAATAATAGGTTAGGTTCATGTAAGCTCTAACCtcgtatttatttattcattcgaATCAACAGCTGCAACATCAGAAGACACAGAAGGAAATTCTTCAGGATTCCTCGGTATGACATCTCTCATATTTTCTGACAATTAAATACACTTTCTTCCCCAGAAATGTCATTCTTATTTCTGTTATATGATACATACTATAACAAGGAGAATCTAATGGGAATCACTATGGAAAATAATGGGGAAAAATCAGACAGTTGTAACAATGAGTTGGGTGAATGTGCTTGATTGTCATGAAAAATcagaaagctaaaaaaaaaaacaggtttcTTCAATGCAAAATAATATTCCCTCCCTTATTTTGGGGGGTAAAATATGactagtattattattatattatattattattgagtattattttttagtgtatttttctATCTTCATATTCTTATTTACCCAGGTGACGATGAGGATGGTGATGGCTATCGTAAGGAAGGTGGGTATTCCTCTCCAGTCTCACGCGTAACATGTAGACAGGTTGTTACTGTAAGACGTGACCAGCTCATCCGCCACATTAATTCCTGAAAGCAATCAATTAGCGTCTCCCAGCAGAGCTCCGCTGATAGCCCCGGCTCCGTCCGCACTACTGTCCGTCCCCTTAATGGACGTTGGCAGTCTCATTCAGCTCTCCTGTGCGAGGAGCTGTCCGTCTTCATCAGCGGAATGATTGCTCTCTGATAGAATTACTGAGCTGTTAAAGCAAGCCCTGCTCACCAGCTCTGGCCAGAGGCAGATGGGAAGGGTGGGAGGTGATGTGGAGGAAAGTAAAACTCTCCAATATGAGCATGATCAGGACGGTGATTCATTCCCAGCTAATTTCCTAGAAAAGGCACAAGAAATGTCAGTGATTAATAAGAAGAATTGGCTCAGAGAATTGGCCTAGATACATGGAGCTATACTGCTCATATGAGTGCAAATCTGGCATGCGTTGCGTCCCACCACcattgaaaaatgtttaaaatgtatgtggCAGATATCACTTTGAAAAGGCAAATACtctgtaaacagaaaaaaaagaacttgGCTGACTAGTGACAGACGATGGAGTGTTTGGGAAACCTGCTTAAAAACAATCATTATTTTTAGCACTTACGTGTGATGCCACTAGAGGCGCTGAAAACATTCACACTAGCTTCAATAAAATGGCTAAAGCCTTTCAAAATCATTTCAAAAAGCTGCAATGGGTccctgtttgaacttttttttttttttttttttttttttttgtgagtagAAAGATTGATCTTGTTGAATCTGAAGGTCCTAAAGCAAATCCTGGAACAGACAGATCCACAGGAGATGAAGATGCTACaggttgggaaaaaaaaaaaaaaaaattctaatttttctatttatggataaattaatatttcatgctAGCCTTAATGAATATGTGCACAAATTTAATGTACATCCTccttgtttttattgttaatttGTAGGTGGAACCTTGGTAATCATCATAGCTGCCGTTAGCGTCACAGTTCTGGCCATTGGGAGTATTGTAGGTAGGTTGGATCTGTTGGAACAGGCATTTACTAGACCACTAATGTGCTGCTAAAGTCATGTAATTAACTTTCAAAAAAAGTGTGTGTAAAAATCAATTTCAAGATGCAGTTCGAGATGAATTTTACATGAACTATCCGAGGTGTTTGTTTCTTGTTGATGAATGGCAGCTTGATCTCTTTTATTCAAAGGtatttgtaacatttacatGTACATTTTTGGATATACAGCGAAATGTACAATATGGACATAATGACAGCTTGTATTCAGTAAAGggtcataaaaatattaatgttttatttactttaaaaatataatttgcatAGTACAgggttttaatatatatattaaaacccTGAACCTCACCTATTCTGTAAACCTacttataaacaatataaaacacataatatgcatttacatttacatttagtcatttagcagacgcttttatccaaagcaacttacaaatgagaacagtagaatcaatcaaatcaaaatgagaacaacagtatgtatatatatatatatatatatatgacagtAAAGTgtcaaaaaaaagttttttttttttttttaataatacacaAATAGATGGAATGAAAATAGAAATCAAGGTAAGTgcaattttattcaaaatgatatagatatttttagtgataaatTCCACTGAAACATTGGGCAAAACAgaatttcattaaattaatgCATTGAATTCAATATTATATAATCTCAAAAGGATTCCTTAACATTTGTACATCTCTAGTGTTGTTCACAAAGagtaaaaatgcagttttagaTGCTGTCAGTTCCATAGTAAAGTACATTTCCGTGCCTATGCAAATGTATGAAAACATGCGTGTGCTAGAAACACACTTTACATACAATACCTACGACTACTAATGAGATCACGTTGCAAATGCGAGCCCATGAATACTtcctttaattatatttatacattttatgggATACATTCTTTAAATGAGTAGCTAAAAGTTTTGTCTCATTGTAAAAAGTCGTTTAATATGGGTGTGTACTTTACAAGTACTTAACACACTCACAGGAGCTAAATCTGTAGGCCAAATTCTTGTCAAGCCAAACAACAAACACAGTGATGTGTGCTGGATGTCCTGaccaaaaaaaaagcaacacaaTTTTCATACAGTAGGTGTTACGTGAGGTAATTTGGTTTTGAGACTTGTAATGCAaaaactgaaatttttttttttctttacagctATTGTCCTCTTCAGACGCTACTTGCAAAGCCGAGAACAGGGGTAAGACTGATTTAGCTTTGCTTGCAAGCAATTTCAAATGACCTGTGCATCAGACAAACTTATATTCAAGAAATGTTATTAAAGACTCATGCTGGGTTGAATACAGCAAAATCCATTTGACCGAAATGTGTGTACACTCCACAATCTATTACCCGCATATCCATATTTTGTGTGTAAAGGTTTGGAAATATCTGATCTACTTCACGCGCACTAATAATTTGGAAAATATTGATGCTGAAGCTATTTGCACTGCTATTGCTTGTTTATTAGTTGCTCCACATGCGCCCTTAATACTGGATCTAAGAAGGATTTGGCAGCACTTACTGGAAAATGGGTGgaaaaaagtgattttctcaCCTTTAGCTTACTTGACACTTCATCTTGAGTGACACATCAGTGCTTATATTTTG
Proteins encoded in this window:
- the si:dkey-262k9.2 gene encoding uncharacterized protein si:dkey-262k9.2, which produces MSSKASVGNMQIWERKQSPTQGNSSSRNKKMLRLLILFLILQGSAATSEDTEGNSSGFLGDDEDGDGYRKEGGYSSPVSRVTCRQVVTVRRDQLIRHINS